One segment of Stomatobaculum sp. F0698 DNA contains the following:
- the rny gene encoding ribonuclease Y, whose product MSQIIIAVVITAVIVAFLSWNLAIAYRKRTYESKIGSAEVKSREIIEEALKTAETKKREAMLEAKEEALRTKNELERETKERRAELQHYENRVLSKEENLDKKQNALEKREQTLQQKEESIAARSREVDSLYDRGMEELERIAGLSVEQAKEFLLRSIEDDVKHDKARMIRDLESAAKEEADKKAKEYVVSAIQRCAADSVAESTVSVVQLPNDEMKGRIIGREGRNIRTLEQLTGVELIVDDTPEAVVLSGFDPVRREIAKVALEKLINDGRIHPARIEEMVEKAQREVDTRMREAGEAAVLEVGVHGIHPELVKLIGRMRYRTSYGQNALRHSIEVAELSGILAAEVGVDVRMAKRAGLLHDIGKAVDHEIEGSHVQLGVELCRKYKENQIVINTVESHHGDVEPESLIACIVQAADTISAARPGARRETIETYTNRLAQLEEITNSFEGVEKSFAVQAGREVRIMVVPEKVTDDDMVILAHNVAKRIEQEMQYPGQIRVNVIRESRVQDTAK is encoded by the coding sequence GTGTCACAAATCATCATTGCAGTTGTCATCACGGCGGTGATTGTGGCTTTTTTGAGCTGGAATCTTGCGATTGCATATCGGAAGCGTACTTATGAAAGCAAGATCGGCAGCGCGGAGGTGAAATCCCGCGAGATCATCGAAGAAGCCCTGAAAACTGCGGAGACAAAGAAGCGCGAGGCCATGTTGGAAGCCAAGGAAGAAGCGCTCCGGACCAAGAATGAACTGGAGCGGGAAACCAAGGAGCGTCGCGCGGAGTTGCAGCACTATGAGAATCGCGTCCTCAGCAAGGAGGAGAATCTCGACAAGAAGCAGAATGCGCTTGAAAAGAGAGAGCAGACCTTGCAGCAGAAAGAGGAGAGCATTGCGGCGAGAAGCCGTGAGGTGGACTCTCTCTACGACAGAGGTATGGAAGAGTTGGAGCGCATTGCCGGCCTCTCGGTGGAGCAGGCGAAGGAATTCCTGCTTCGTTCGATCGAGGACGATGTGAAGCACGACAAGGCGCGTATGATCCGCGACCTTGAGAGCGCCGCAAAGGAAGAGGCGGATAAGAAGGCGAAGGAGTATGTGGTGAGCGCAATTCAGCGTTGCGCCGCAGACAGCGTCGCGGAATCCACGGTCTCGGTGGTACAGTTGCCGAACGACGAGATGAAGGGACGTATCATCGGCCGCGAGGGCAGAAACATCCGCACCCTCGAGCAGCTGACCGGTGTGGAACTGATTGTCGACGACACGCCGGAAGCGGTCGTGCTCTCGGGCTTTGACCCGGTGCGCCGCGAAATTGCGAAGGTTGCGCTTGAGAAACTGATTAACGACGGCCGCATTCACCCCGCGCGCATCGAAGAGATGGTCGAGAAGGCGCAGCGCGAGGTCGATACCCGCATGCGGGAAGCCGGTGAGGCTGCGGTGCTCGAAGTCGGCGTGCACGGCATTCATCCGGAGCTTGTGAAGCTCATCGGACGCATGCGCTACCGCACGAGCTACGGTCAGAACGCCCTGCGTCATTCGATCGAGGTCGCGGAACTGTCCGGCATACTGGCGGCGGAGGTCGGCGTAGATGTGCGCATGGCGAAGCGTGCAGGTCTCCTGCACGACATCGGCAAGGCGGTCGACCACGAGATCGAGGGCTCCCATGTGCAGCTCGGCGTGGAACTCTGCCGGAAGTACAAGGAGAACCAGATTGTCATCAATACCGTGGAATCTCACCACGGCGATGTCGAGCCGGAGAGTCTGATTGCATGCATTGTGCAGGCTGCGGATACCATTTCGGCGGCGCGTCCGGGCGCAAGACGTGAGACCATTGAGACTTACACGAACCGTCTCGCGCAGCTTGAGGAAATCACGAATTCCTTTGAGGGCGTCGAGAAGTCCTTTGCGGTGCAGGCAGGCCGTGAGGTTCGCATCATGGTTGTTCCGGAGAAGGTCACGGACGACGATATGGTTATTCTTGCGCACAATGTCGCAAAGCGCATTGAGCAGGAGATGCAGTACCCGGGCCAGATTCGCGTCAATGTGATTCGCGAATCGCGCGTTCAGGACACGGCAAAATAA
- a CDS encoding regulatory protein RecX, which produces MTITEILPLGTKKSKVLTDEDFAFSLYRGEIKKMDLEVGKELTEDFLKTELYPLLIRRSRERLLYLLKQRDYTEAELRRKFREGFYPEEIAELALDYGRSLRYVDDRRVAETYIRTRSGEKSARYIKTALRNRGVDKELIEELLEAEAPDESAQICRELKKRRYSAELDNKAEQRIYAALLRKGYTYGAIRDAIRTYTCDNS; this is translated from the coding sequence ATGACGATTACGGAAATTCTTCCGCTCGGCACGAAAAAAAGCAAAGTCCTCACGGATGAGGACTTTGCTTTTTCGCTTTACCGGGGGGAAATTAAAAAAATGGACTTGGAAGTCGGGAAAGAACTCACGGAGGACTTCCTGAAGACGGAACTCTATCCCCTGCTCATTCGGCGGAGCCGGGAGCGTCTGCTCTATCTCTTAAAGCAGAGGGATTACACCGAGGCGGAACTGCGTCGAAAATTTCGCGAAGGCTTTTATCCGGAAGAAATCGCGGAACTTGCGCTCGACTACGGGCGCAGTCTTCGCTATGTGGACGACAGACGCGTCGCGGAGACCTATATCAGGACACGGAGCGGGGAAAAGAGCGCCCGCTATATAAAGACCGCCCTCCGAAACCGCGGGGTCGACAAGGAACTCATCGAAGAGTTACTCGAAGCCGAGGCACCGGACGAAAGCGCACAAATCTGTCGGGAACTTAAGAAACGGCGCTACTCCGCCGAACTCGACAACAAGGCGGAACAGCGTATTTATGCAGCTCTCCTGCGTAAGGGCTATACTTACGGCGCGATTCGGGATGCAATACGTACTTATACTTGCGATAATTCTTAA
- the recA gene encoding recombinase RecA → MDQDAKRRALDEALKQIEKDFGKGAVMKLGDPSNMMSVETTPTGSLSLDLALGLGGIPKGRIIEVYGPESSGKTTVALHMVAEVQKRGGIAGFIDAEHALDPVYAKNIGVDVDNLYISQPDTGEQALEITETMVRSGAVDIIIVDSVAALVPKAEIEGDMGDLHVGLQARLMSQALRKLTSIVSNTNSTVVFINQLREKIGVMFGSPETTTGGRALKFYSSVRLDVRKIDVLKQGGEIVGTRVRVKVVKNKIAPPFKEIEFDIMFGKGISKEGDILDLAVKENIVEKSGAWFSYEGNKIGQGRENAKGFLQEHPEISVEIENRVREAHGLTPVDTTGISAGKAEAIEEREAEV, encoded by the coding sequence ATGGATCAGGATGCAAAGAGACGGGCGCTGGACGAAGCGTTAAAGCAGATTGAAAAGGATTTCGGCAAGGGCGCGGTCATGAAACTCGGCGACCCGAGCAATATGATGAGTGTCGAGACCACGCCGACCGGATCGCTGAGCTTAGATCTCGCGCTGGGACTCGGCGGCATTCCGAAGGGACGTATCATCGAGGTCTACGGACCGGAGTCCTCCGGTAAGACCACGGTCGCGCTGCACATGGTTGCGGAAGTGCAGAAGCGCGGCGGCATTGCGGGCTTTATCGATGCCGAGCACGCACTGGATCCGGTCTACGCAAAGAACATCGGGGTCGATGTCGACAACCTCTACATCTCCCAGCCGGACACCGGTGAGCAGGCGCTCGAGATCACCGAGACCATGGTGCGAAGCGGTGCCGTGGACATCATCATTGTGGACTCGGTTGCGGCGCTGGTGCCGAAGGCGGAGATTGAGGGCGATATGGGAGATCTCCACGTGGGTCTCCAGGCGCGTCTCATGAGCCAGGCGCTCCGTAAGCTCACGAGCATTGTCAGCAATACGAACAGCACCGTAGTCTTTATTAACCAGCTGCGCGAGAAGATCGGCGTCATGTTCGGCAGCCCCGAGACCACGACGGGCGGAAGAGCGCTGAAGTTCTACTCCTCGGTGCGTCTGGATGTCCGCAAAATCGATGTCTTAAAGCAGGGCGGCGAGATTGTGGGTACCCGTGTCCGTGTGAAGGTGGTCAAAAATAAGATTGCGCCGCCGTTTAAGGAGATTGAGTTCGATATCATGTTCGGCAAGGGCATCTCGAAGGAGGGCGATATTCTGGACCTCGCGGTCAAGGAAAATATCGTCGAAAAGAGCGGCGCCTGGTTCTCCTACGAGGGCAATAAAATAGGCCAGGGTCGTGAGAACGCCAAGGGCTTCCTGCAGGAACACCCGGAAATTTCGGTTGAAATCGAGAATCGCGTGCGCGAGGCGCATGGACTGACACCCGTAGATACGACAGGAATTTCGGCCGGTAAGGCGGAAGCCATAGAGGAGCGGGAAGCGGAAGTATGA
- a CDS encoding methylated-DNA--[protein]-cysteine S-methyltransferase, with product MIQIAHLDSPLGMLTLASADGITLSGLWIDGQKYDRALLKGERVRECGIDELPIFRESARWLELYFSGREPNFYPRLSFSGSEFRKAIAREMLAVPYGQTASYQELAVRLAAKEGKDFISPHATGGAVAHNPLLLFIPCHRIIAADGRLSGYAGGIEKKKYLLKLEQAEPNLQKCNTSKEKIRI from the coding sequence ATGATACAAATTGCACACTTAGACTCTCCGCTTGGGATGCTGACCCTTGCGAGCGCCGACGGGATAACGCTTTCGGGACTCTGGATTGACGGGCAGAAATACGACCGTGCGCTCTTAAAAGGCGAGCGTGTGCGGGAGTGCGGCATAGACGAACTTCCGATTTTTCGGGAGAGTGCGCGCTGGCTGGAACTCTATTTTTCGGGGCGGGAGCCGAACTTTTACCCGCGGCTTTCATTCAGCGGTTCCGAGTTTCGAAAGGCGATTGCGCGGGAGATGTTAGCGGTCCCCTACGGACAGACGGCAAGCTATCAAGAACTTGCGGTGCGTCTTGCCGCAAAAGAGGGCAAGGACTTTATTTCCCCCCATGCGACCGGTGGCGCGGTTGCACATAACCCCTTGCTTCTCTTCATTCCCTGCCATCGCATCATCGCGGCGGACGGTCGCTTAAGCGGCTATGCGGGGGGAATCGAGAAGAAGAAATATCTGCTTAAGTTGGAACAGGCGGAACCGAATTTACAAAAATGTAATACATCGAAAGAAAAGATTCGTATATAA
- a CDS encoding CbrC family protein yields the protein MNEFQRQYIECSKRYREKEDADSVRALYALKESLEAETAPEAKRVLVDVYDLLDFKKSAYELFSALASKSDRKDLKRLGSLKDYAENWGDTFAVKCPKTAAKIKEESKREEGLPFFRYHPHPLETGVFRVAEEELPCDCCGKPTKIYYEGPFYGFHADSHFCPNCIASGEAAQKYDGEFQDQFSVDEGVEDPARLDELIHRTPGYIGWQQEHWRAHCGDFCAYLGDVGAKEMKIQGVLEEVLEDPMWDENEKQWIRESVNGGSMQCYLFRCLHCGKHMVWMDFD from the coding sequence ATGAATGAATTTCAGAGACAGTATATCGAATGCTCGAAACGTTACCGGGAGAAAGAGGATGCGGACAGCGTGCGCGCGCTCTATGCATTGAAGGAAAGTTTGGAAGCGGAAACCGCGCCGGAAGCCAAGCGCGTACTGGTCGATGTCTACGACCTCCTGGACTTTAAAAAGAGTGCCTATGAGCTCTTTTCCGCCCTTGCAAGTAAGAGCGATCGAAAGGACTTAAAGCGTCTCGGGAGCCTCAAGGATTACGCGGAGAATTGGGGCGATACCTTTGCGGTCAAATGCCCGAAGACAGCGGCAAAGATCAAAGAAGAGAGCAAGCGGGAGGAAGGCCTTCCGTTTTTCCGCTACCACCCGCACCCGCTGGAGACCGGTGTGTTCCGGGTGGCGGAAGAGGAGCTTCCCTGCGATTGCTGCGGAAAGCCGACCAAGATTTACTACGAAGGGCCCTTCTACGGCTTTCACGCGGACAGTCATTTTTGCCCGAACTGCATAGCGAGCGGAGAAGCCGCACAGAAATACGACGGGGAATTTCAGGATCAATTTTCGGTCGATGAAGGCGTTGAGGATCCTGCGCGTCTCGATGAGCTGATTCACCGCACGCCGGGCTACATCGGCTGGCAGCAGGAGCACTGGCGCGCCCACTGCGGCGATTTCTGCGCCTACCTCGGCGACGTGGGCGCAAAGGAAATGAAGATACAGGGTGTGCTCGAAGAAGTATTGGAAGATCCCATGTGGGACGAAAACGAAAAGCAGTGGATACGGGAGTCCGTAAACGGCGGCTCCATGCAGTGCTACCTGTTTCGCTGCCTGCACTGCGGAAAGCACATGGTCTGGATGGACTTTGACTGA
- a CDS encoding TfoX/Sxy family protein, producing MASTKEYLDFVIEQLSGMDEISYRAMMGEYILYYRGRVFGGIYDNRLLVKPVPTVVKLMPDAPMELPYDGAKEMILVDDVDNREFLCKLVESMWEELPERKRKNRKVRCVIPLRW from the coding sequence ATGGCATCAACGAAAGAATATCTGGATTTCGTCATAGAACAGCTATCGGGCATGGACGAAATATCCTATCGGGCGATGATGGGTGAGTATATCCTGTATTATCGCGGCAGGGTGTTTGGCGGCATATATGATAATCGACTCCTGGTTAAGCCTGTTCCGACGGTGGTGAAGCTGATGCCGGATGCGCCAATGGAGCTTCCGTATGATGGGGCGAAAGAAATGATCTTGGTAGATGATGTGGATAACCGAGAGTTCCTGTGTAAGTTGGTCGAGAGCATGTGGGAGGAACTGCCGGAGAGGAAAAGGAAGAATCGGAAAGTCCGGTGTGTTATACCTTTGCGATGGTAA
- a CDS encoding GyrI-like domain-containing protein: protein MAFDYKKEYKEFYMPKAKPEIVTVPKMNYIAVRGSGDPNAEDGDYKAAVGLLYAIAFTIKMSKKGDHKIEGYFDYVVPPLEGFWWQDGLSGVDYSHKEDFQWLSVIRLPDFVTEEDFKWAVNDATNKKKQDFSKVEFLTIEEGLCVQCMHIGAYDDEPTTVVMMDRYLDENGYENDMSDDRRHHEIYLSDMRRVAREKLKTVIRHPIKAKGD from the coding sequence ATGGCATTTGATTATAAAAAAGAATATAAAGAGTTTTATATGCCGAAGGCAAAGCCGGAGATTGTCACGGTTCCGAAAATGAACTATATTGCCGTCCGCGGAAGCGGAGATCCGAATGCGGAAGACGGCGATTACAAGGCGGCTGTCGGGCTTTTATACGCGATTGCTTTTACAATCAAGATGAGCAAGAAGGGCGACCATAAGATTGAGGGGTATTTTGATTATGTGGTTCCCCCGCTGGAAGGTTTCTGGTGGCAGGATGGCTTGTCCGGGGTTGATTACAGTCATAAGGAAGATTTTCAGTGGCTCTCCGTGATAAGGCTTCCCGACTTTGTGACAGAGGAAGATTTCAAGTGGGCGGTGAATGACGCAACAAATAAGAAAAAGCAGGATTTCAGCAAGGTGGAGTTCCTTACGATTGAAGAAGGACTCTGTGTGCAGTGTATGCATATCGGGGCTTACGATGATGAGCCTACCACGGTTGTCATGATGGATCGGTATCTGGATGAAAACGGATACGAGAATGATATGTCCGATGACAGGCGGCACCACGAGATTTATCTGTCTGATATGAGGCGTGTTGCACGGGAGAAGCTGAAGACTGTTATCAGGCATCCGATCAAGGCAAAGGGAGATTGA
- a CDS encoding VOC family protein codes for MRLDGFGLLVEDMAKMVRFYRDVMGFEIREAEDTSNVYLVKDGTLFLLYGRKDFEKMTSRRYEYIKGLNGHFEIALYVDTFDEVDAAFKKAVENGATPVLEPEPEPWGQRTCYIADPEGNLIEIGSWNKPYEEKDQ; via the coding sequence ATGAGATTAGACGGTTTTGGATTACTGGTTGAAGATATGGCGAAAATGGTTCGCTTTTATCGGGATGTGATGGGGTTTGAAATTAGAGAGGCGGAGGATACGTCCAATGTGTACCTTGTGAAGGATGGAACCCTGTTTTTACTGTATGGAAGGAAAGATTTTGAAAAGATGACAAGCCGGAGATATGAGTATATCAAGGGCTTGAATGGCCATTTTGAGATCGCGTTGTATGTCGATACTTTTGATGAGGTTGATGCTGCCTTCAAAAAGGCGGTGGAGAACGGTGCAACGCCGGTATTGGAGCCTGAACCGGAGCCGTGGGGGCAGAGAACCTGCTATATCGCCGATCCCGAAGGGAACCTGATTGAGATCGGTTCATGGAACAAGCCGTATGAAGAAAAAGATCAATAA
- a CDS encoding helix-turn-helix transcriptional regulator: MKIDRLIGILSILLQEEKTTAPELAKRFEVSRRTINRDIEDLCKAGIPIRTMQGTGGGISIMDGYRMDRTILTSKDMRMILAGLRSLDSVSGSSYYGQLMEKIQTGSSEFISGRDSMLIDLSSWYKGMLAPKIEIIQEAIDNRHLLDFKYYAPSGESVRAIEPYYLVFQWSSWYVWGWCLSRRDFRLFKLNRMDGLSDTGEAFICREVPMPDLSNEKIFPGGIPVKALFTQDVKWRLVEEFGSECFTEMDDGRLLFSADYTNMENLVTWILTFGGNAEVLEPPEVRRAIRKAAEETLKNYMEDNAV, translated from the coding sequence ATGAAGATAGACAGGCTGATTGGGATATTGTCGATCTTGCTGCAGGAAGAGAAGACAACGGCGCCCGAACTGGCGAAGCGGTTTGAGGTTTCCAGGCGAACGATTAACCGGGATATCGAGGACCTTTGCAAAGCCGGAATCCCGATAAGGACGATGCAGGGTACAGGAGGCGGTATCAGCATCATGGACGGATACCGCATGGACAGGACAATCCTTACATCAAAGGATATGCGGATGATTCTTGCCGGGCTCCGGAGCCTTGACAGTGTGAGCGGAAGCAGCTATTACGGGCAGCTGATGGAGAAGATTCAGACAGGCTCATCCGAATTTATAAGTGGCAGGGATTCCATGCTTATCGACCTGTCCTCGTGGTACAAGGGGATGCTTGCGCCAAAGATTGAGATCATACAGGAAGCGATAGATAACAGGCATCTGCTTGATTTCAAGTATTACGCGCCTTCGGGTGAGAGTGTCCGCGCGATAGAGCCGTACTATCTGGTATTTCAGTGGTCGAGTTGGTATGTATGGGGCTGGTGCTTAAGCCGCAGGGATTTCCGTCTGTTTAAGCTGAACCGTATGGACGGGCTTTCAGACACGGGAGAGGCCTTTATATGCCGAGAAGTTCCAATGCCGGATTTGTCCAATGAGAAGATATTCCCGGGCGGCATCCCGGTAAAGGCTCTTTTCACGCAGGATGTGAAGTGGCGGCTTGTGGAAGAGTTCGGTTCTGAATGCTTTACCGAGATGGATGACGGGCGGCTGCTCTTTTCTGCGGATTATACGAATATGGAGAACTTGGTCACATGGATACTGACTTTTGGTGGCAACGCAGAGGTTCTGGAACCGCCGGAGGTTCGCAGGGCGATTAGGAAAGCTGCTGAGGAAACATTAAAAAACTACATGGAGGATAATGCAGTATGA
- a CDS encoding MerR family transcriptional regulator, producing MRTVNEVSKLSGVSIRTLQYYDKIGLLHPTDHTEAGYRLYDDTALAKLQQILLFKELEFPLSEIKRILECADYDENKALSQQIRLLELKKERLERLIAFACGIKRIGVKRMDFSAFTTERIQAYAEEAKAAWGHTPQYKAFEEADVKRSQNDRRLMMTELMAIFRELGQLKDGAAEEGEAQLWVKKLKGYITENFYECTDEILRSLGTVYACGGEFTENIDRAAGEGSAKFAEKAIQAYCDRRSEN from the coding sequence ATGAGGACGGTGAATGAGGTCAGCAAGTTGAGCGGGGTGAGTATACGCACCTTGCAATACTACGACAAGATCGGTTTGTTACATCCCACAGACCATACGGAAGCGGGATACCGGCTGTATGACGATACGGCACTTGCCAAGCTGCAACAGATTTTGCTGTTCAAGGAACTTGAGTTTCCGCTCAGCGAAATTAAGCGCATTTTGGAATGCGCCGACTACGATGAGAATAAGGCTCTTTCCCAACAAATCAGACTTCTCGAATTAAAGAAAGAGAGGTTGGAAAGATTGATTGCGTTTGCCTGTGGAATCAAACGAATAGGAGTGAAACGTATGGATTTTTCGGCTTTTACGACAGAACGGATTCAAGCATATGCCGAAGAGGCAAAGGCAGCCTGGGGGCATACGCCGCAATACAAAGCGTTCGAGGAGGCGGATGTCAAACGAAGTCAAAATGACAGGCGGCTTATGATGACAGAACTTATGGCAATTTTTCGGGAACTGGGGCAATTGAAGGACGGAGCGGCGGAAGAAGGCGAAGCGCAGCTCTGGGTCAAGAAGCTTAAGGGGTATATTACAGAGAATTTTTACGAGTGTACGGATGAGATTCTCCGCTCGCTCGGAACAGTGTACGCCTGCGGCGGTGAATTCACGGAGAACATAGACCGCGCGGCAGGCGAAGGAAGTGCGAAGTTTGCGGAAAAGGCAATCCAAGCCTACTGCGATAGGCGCAGTGAAAATTGA
- a CDS encoding M42 family metallopeptidase: MSQTLKYLQEVLAIPSPTGFTKEVQEYLLAKAKEFGFPVKHTAKGLVIVTVKGKDDEHQRMLTAHVDTLGAMVRAVKSSGRLKLAQIGGYPWNMVEGENCTVHTADGKKISGTILIHQTSCHVYKDAGTAERTQDNMEVRLDEKVTNEEETRALGIEVGDFVSFDPRTLITEKGFVKSRFLDDKASVAILLDILDRISKEKIELPYTTHFAFSVYEEVGHGCNSSIPEKVVEYLACDMGAMGDDQQTDEYTVSICAKDGTGPYHYAFRQRLVSLAKENKIPYRVDIYPYYGSDASAALNAGAEVKHALLGAGIESSHSYERTNKESIDAAEALVMAYVKSPLVED; encoded by the coding sequence ATGTCTCAAACATTGAAGTATTTACAGGAAGTACTCGCAATTCCCTCTCCGACCGGCTTCACGAAGGAAGTGCAGGAGTACCTGCTTGCGAAGGCAAAGGAATTCGGCTTCCCGGTGAAGCACACGGCCAAGGGTCTTGTGATTGTGACTGTCAAGGGCAAGGACGATGAGCATCAGCGCATGCTGACCGCGCACGTGGATACCCTCGGCGCTATGGTTCGCGCGGTCAAGTCGAGCGGTCGCTTAAAGCTCGCGCAGATCGGCGGCTACCCCTGGAACATGGTCGAGGGCGAGAACTGCACGGTGCACACGGCTGACGGCAAGAAAATCAGCGGAACCATCCTGATTCACCAGACCAGCTGCCACGTCTATAAGGATGCGGGCACGGCAGAGAGAACGCAGGACAACATGGAAGTGCGCCTCGACGAGAAGGTGACCAACGAGGAAGAGACCAGAGCGCTCGGCATCGAAGTGGGTGACTTTGTCTCCTTCGATCCGCGCACCCTGATTACCGAGAAGGGCTTTGTGAAGAGCCGCTTCCTCGATGACAAGGCGAGCGTTGCGATTCTCCTCGACATTCTGGATCGCATCAGCAAGGAGAAGATTGAGCTTCCGTACACGACCCACTTTGCGTTCTCGGTTTACGAGGAAGTGGGCCACGGTTGCAACTCTTCGATTCCGGAGAAGGTGGTTGAGTACCTGGCTTGCGACATGGGCGCAATGGGCGACGATCAGCAGACCGATGAGTACACGGTTTCCATCTGCGCAAAGGACGGCACCGGCCCTTATCACTATGCGTTCCGTCAGAGACTTGTGAGCCTTGCGAAGGAGAACAAGATTCCCTATCGCGTGGACATCTACCCCTACTACGGCAGCGACGCTTCCGCAGCGCTGAACGCAGGTGCGGAAGTGAAGCACGCACTGCTCGGCGCAGGCATCGAGTCGAGTCACTCCTACGAGCGCACCAACAAGGAGTCGATCGACGCGGCAGAGGCGCTGGTCATGGCTTACGTAAAGAGCCCGCTGGTGGAAGACTGA
- a CDS encoding DUF4300 family protein: MRAGNKALRFAAAALMGLSLMACGSAKQSASVSEPVEINLSEKSGQEEVSAALAKAGIPESDIQEFQREVERFQTAVGDASTEDEMADRWEKAYPDFVGTNCRITAFMLGNSLVKVEGGSGDGLSGKENLAFDMEALQKAPETLWDSSQNDAFARLFAEVPAADTKDVAEQVKQVQKAWKERGISFADGKASLVTVWLHSKITPEENILFPGHVGVIIQEDSGKLLFVEKLAFQKQYRALYFENRASLNAYLMGLYDLDENQPTAHTFLMENDKLMQDYSVLKKGA, from the coding sequence ATGCGGGCGGGAAATAAGGCACTCCGTTTTGCGGCCGCAGCGCTCATGGGACTTAGTCTCATGGCCTGCGGCAGTGCGAAGCAGAGTGCGAGCGTGAGCGAACCGGTTGAAATCAATTTGTCGGAGAAGAGCGGACAGGAGGAAGTCAGTGCCGCGCTTGCCAAGGCGGGTATTCCGGAGTCCGATATTCAGGAATTTCAGCGCGAAGTAGAGCGCTTTCAGACAGCGGTCGGCGATGCGAGCACCGAAGATGAGATGGCGGATCGCTGGGAAAAGGCCTATCCGGATTTTGTGGGCACCAACTGTCGCATTACGGCCTTCATGCTCGGCAATTCGCTGGTCAAGGTAGAGGGCGGAAGCGGGGACGGACTCTCCGGGAAGGAGAACCTGGCCTTTGATATGGAGGCACTTCAGAAAGCGCCGGAGACCCTTTGGGACAGCAGTCAAAACGATGCCTTTGCGCGCCTCTTTGCCGAGGTTCCGGCGGCGGATACGAAGGATGTCGCAGAGCAGGTGAAGCAGGTTCAGAAGGCGTGGAAGGAGAGAGGCATCTCCTTTGCGGACGGCAAGGCAAGCCTTGTGACCGTCTGGCTGCACTCCAAGATTACCCCGGAGGAGAACATCCTCTTCCCGGGCCACGTGGGTGTGATCATTCAGGAGGACAGCGGAAAGCTTCTCTTTGTCGAGAAACTTGCGTTCCAGAAGCAGTACCGCGCGCTGTACTTTGAAAACCGCGCGAGCTTAAATGCCTATCTCATGGGACTCTATGATTTGGATGAGAACCAGCCGACCGCACATACCTTCCTCATGGAAAACGACAAGCTGATGCAGGATTACAGCGTTTTAAAGAAGGGAGCGTGA
- a CDS encoding DUF1858 domain-containing protein produces MDITNMTKLAELFKQYPFLKDELVKYSDKFAALNNPIAKAVVSRVNLGQVSETSGIDVNTLIAKIKEIIAAHQA; encoded by the coding sequence ATGGATATTACCAATATGACGAAGCTCGCGGAGCTCTTCAAGCAGTACCCGTTCTTAAAGGACGAGCTTGTCAAGTACAGCGACAAGTTCGCGGCGCTCAACAACCCGATTGCGAAGGCCGTTGTGAGCCGGGTGAACCTGGGTCAGGTCTCCGAGACTTCCGGTATCGACGTCAACACGCTGATTGCGAAAATCAAAGAGATCATCGCAGCGCATCAGGCGTAA
- a CDS encoding LURP-one-related/scramblase family protein has product MRILMRQRLLSILDHYDVCDEAGQKLFQVNGKFALTPELRIRNAAGEEIAHTKFEMFHLMPHYNFYENGEKIDRMVKKITLFRPRYELEQSGWTVQGNFLDHEYQVTDDEGREIANISKAYLKVRDTYAIDVPNARNVLRVLMVALIVDSVQHPSR; this is encoded by the coding sequence ATGAGAATTTTGATGCGCCAGCGGCTTTTGTCGATTTTGGATCACTACGATGTCTGCGACGAAGCGGGGCAGAAGCTCTTTCAGGTCAACGGAAAGTTTGCGCTTACGCCGGAGCTTCGCATACGGAACGCGGCGGGAGAGGAAATCGCACATACGAAATTCGAGATGTTTCACCTGATGCCGCACTACAATTTTTATGAGAACGGCGAGAAGATTGACCGCATGGTCAAAAAAATCACACTGTTTCGGCCGCGATACGAATTGGAGCAGTCCGGCTGGACGGTGCAGGGCAACTTCCTGGACCACGAGTACCAAGTGACAGACGACGAGGGCAGGGAGATTGCAAATATTTCGAAGGCCTATCTCAAGGTCCGCGACACCTATGCAATCGATGTGCCGAATGCGCGCAATGTGCTCCGCGTACTGATGGTCGCTCTGATTGTGGACTCGGTGCAGCACCCGTCGCGCTGA